In Dromiciops gliroides isolate mDroGli1 chromosome 4, mDroGli1.pri, whole genome shotgun sequence, one DNA window encodes the following:
- the LOC122755228 gene encoding disintegrin and metalloproteinase domain-containing protein 30-like, which translates to MGTTGAVPSLLLLRLVMLLPGLSCLTQDFVFLPERGFSSYEVIIPRQLGPRSGDPEVAGHVSYLLRVEGKKHVVHLRVKKLLLSRNLRVFSFTERGARLEDQPHIPNDCNYGGYVEGFPDSEATLSTCFGGLRGILNVHGNLYQVEPLKASTRFEHVLYRLREEGITNQTCGLTDEEIARQLGQSQSLEVLSKTDFSQSYIHLKYMELMLVMDHQRYLTRHSNMTQIIADCLTLSGIADTNFKTLNAHIHLIAIEVWTDENKIDENGDKLIQVLQLFSFYKKHVLYPRITMDWAHLFVGKHFVDATGWAWVSGACHSFTASSVSSLPWEIDLDYALAFVHEMGHGFGMVHDSEFCFCAAKRCLMDASLGGRTFSNCSFDSYFDFVTKKGKCLYNIPGMVYRVEKCGNKVVEPGEDCDCGSKAECRYDKCCLPTCKFKPRAQCNSGLCCQYCHFRPSGKVCRPKKTECDLAEFCNGTTNLCPDDFYKQDGTPCGYNETGLCYHNGCHSHLQQCRRLFGRGARNGPACCYAQINRGDRFGNCGLKDIKYKRCQPRDIMCGRVQCVNVRSIPSMPDHTSIVQTHLGNVICWGADYHPAMATINLSDMGEVKDGTPCGEGLICINKSCQSSALLNYDCVPQKCSHRGVCNNRRNCHCDFGWAPPFCTGRGYGGSIDSGPPSKWEGRESIFSGVSPLSVPPLWRCVSGYGILVYSK; encoded by the coding sequence ATGGGGACCACGGGGGCCGTGCCCTCCCTCCTTCTGCTCCGCCTGGTGATGCTCCTCCCTGGTCTCTCTTGCCTCACTCAGGACTTCGTTTTCCTTCCAGAGAGGGGCTTCTCCTCCTACGAAGTGATCATCCCCAGGCAACTGGGGCCCCGCAGTGGGGATCCCGAGGTGGCCGGCCACGTGTCCTACCTCCTGCGCGTGGAGGGAAAGAAGCACGTCGTTCACTTGCGGGTCAAGAAGCTCTTGTTGTCTAGAAACCTGCGGGTTTTCTCCTTCACGGAACGGGGAGCCAGACTGGAGGATCAACCTCACATCCCCAATGACTGTAACTACGGGGGTTACGTGGAGGGCTTCCCAGACTCAGAGGCCACCTTAAGCACTTGCTTTGGGGGCCTTCGAGGGATACTGAACGTGCATGGAAACCTTTACCAAGTGGAGCCCCTGAAAGCCTCCACCAGATTTGAACACGTATTATATCGCCTGAGGGAGGAGGGGATCACCAACCAGACTTGTGGCCTAACTGACGAAGAAATAGCCCGCCAGTTAGGCCAGAGCCAGAGCCTGGAGGTTCTCAGCAAGACTGATTTTTCTCAGTCCTATATCCACCTAAAGTATATGGAGTTGATGCTTGTGATGGACCACCAGAGGTATTTGACTAGACACTCCAATATGACCCAGATAATTGCTGACTGTCTTACCTTGTCAGGAATAGCAGACACAAACTTTAAAACCTTGAATGCTCACATTCATCTGATAGCCATCGAAGTATGgacagatgaaaataaaatagatgaaaatggGGACAAGTTAATACaagttttacaattattttctttctataaaaaGCATGTTCTTTATCCTCGGATCACCATGGATTGGGCTCACTTATTTGTTGGCAAGCACTTTGTGGATGCTACGGGATGGGCTTGGGTTTCTGGTGCTTGTCATTCGTTTACAGCATCCTCGGTGAGCAGCCTACCTTGGGAAATCGATCTTGACTATGCTTTGGCATTTGTTCACGAAATGGGTCATGGATTTGGCATGGTCCACGATTCAGAGTTCTGTTTTTGTGCGGCTAAAAGGTGCCTCATGGATGCTTCCCTGGGAGGGCGCACATTCAGTAATTGTAGCTTTGACAGTTATTTTGACTTTGTcaccaagaaaggaaaatgtctcTATAACATCCCAGGTATGGTTTACAGGGTAGAGAAATGTGGCAACAAAGTGGTGGAGCCGGGAGAGGATTGCGACTGTGGCTCCAAAGCAGAATGTAGGTATGATAAGTGTTGTTTGCCAACTTGCAAATTTAAACCAAGGGCCCAGTGTAATTCTGGTCTTTGCTGTCAATATTGCCACTTTCGTCCATCTGGAAAGGTATGTAGACCCAAGAAGACTGAGTGTGACCTTGCTGAGTTCTGCAATGGGACCACCAATCTCTGCCCAGATGATTTTTATAAACAAGATGGCACCCCATGTGGTTATAATGAGACAGGCCTTTGTTACCACAATGGTTGCCATTCTCATCTCCAACAGTGTAGAAGACTCTTTGGCCGTGGTGCCCGGAATGGTCCAGCTTGCTGCTATGCACAAATCAACCGAGGTGACCGCTTTGGCAATTGTGGGCTCAAGGACATTAAATATAAGCGATGTCAACCTCGGGACATAATGTGTGGAAGAGTGCAGTGTGTCAATGTAAGGAGCATCCCTTCTATGCCTGATCACACTTCAATAGTTCAGACCCATCTAGGTAATGTCATCTGCTGGGGAGCGGACTATCACCCTGCAATGGCGACCATTAATTTATCTGATATGGGAGAGGTAAAGGATGGTACCCCTTGTGGCGAGGGGCTCATCTGTATTAACAAGTCTTGTCAGAGTAGCGCGCTTCTCAATTATGACTGTGTCCCACAGAAGTGCAGTCATCGAGGAGTGTGTAATAACAGGAGGAACTGCCACTGTGACTTTGGATGGGCCCCTCCATTCTGCACAGGACGTGGATATGGAGGAAGCATCGACAGTGGACCTCCCTCaaaatgggaggggagagaaagtatATTCAGTGGTGTCAGTCCACTTTCTGTGCCTCCTTTGTGGCGCTGTGTCAGTGGATATGGTATACTTGTCTACTCAAAATAG